One window from the genome of Pseudalkalibacillus hwajinpoensis encodes:
- the thrS gene encoding threonine--tRNA ligase, with protein sequence MAEMVKITFPDGSVKEFNKGTTTEEIASSISPGLKKKALAGKVNGVLFDLRREIEEDASIEIVTPESEDGLEVLRHSTAHLMAQAIKRLYSDVKLGVGPVIDSGFYYDIDCPVSITPEDLPKIEKEMKKIINENLEVKRIVVSRSEAEKMFKEIGDELKLELLEAIPADEQVTIYEQGEFFDLCRGPHVPSTSKIKAFKLLSIAGAYWRGDSENQMLQRIYGTAFPKQSQVEEYLHLLEEAKERDHRKLGKELKLFTISQEVGQGLPIWLPRGATIRRTIERYIVDLEERLGYNHVYTPHLANVDLYKTSGHWDHYQDDMYPPMKMDETEELVLRPMNCPHHMMIYKNDLKSYRSLPYRVAELGTMHRYEMSGALAGLQRVRSMTLNDAHIFCRPDQIKQEFIEVVELIQEVYKDFNISDYSFRLSYRDPADKKKYIDNDEMWEKAQRMLKEAMDDLNVEYVEAEGEAAFYGPKLDVQVKTALGKEETLSTVQLDFLLPERFDLSYIGEDGNHHRPVVIHRGVVSTMERFVAFLIEEYKGAFPTWLSPIQAEIIPVSEVHLEYAKNVQKKLQRAGIRVEVDERNEKIGYKIREAQMQKIPYMLVVGDKEVEGEAVNVRRYSQQDSETVSLNDFTARIEEEIKQKK encoded by the coding sequence ATGGCTGAAATGGTAAAAATAACGTTTCCTGACGGTTCTGTAAAGGAATTTAATAAAGGGACAACAACGGAAGAGATTGCAAGCTCAATCAGCCCGGGCCTAAAGAAAAAGGCTCTTGCAGGAAAAGTTAATGGTGTTCTTTTTGATTTGAGACGCGAAATTGAAGAGGATGCTTCTATTGAAATTGTAACACCTGAAAGTGAAGACGGTCTTGAAGTGCTTCGTCATAGTACAGCGCACCTGATGGCACAGGCAATTAAGCGCCTTTATAGTGATGTGAAACTAGGAGTAGGCCCGGTTATTGATAGTGGTTTCTACTATGATATTGACTGCCCTGTATCTATTACGCCTGAGGACCTGCCTAAGATTGAGAAAGAAATGAAGAAAATCATTAATGAAAATCTTGAAGTGAAGCGTATCGTTGTAAGCCGCAGTGAAGCAGAGAAAATGTTTAAAGAGATTGGCGATGAGCTGAAATTAGAGCTATTAGAAGCTATTCCAGCTGACGAACAAGTGACAATTTATGAACAGGGTGAATTCTTTGACCTTTGTCGTGGACCACACGTTCCTTCTACTAGTAAGATTAAAGCCTTTAAATTACTTTCGATTGCAGGCGCTTATTGGCGTGGAGATAGCGAAAACCAGATGCTTCAACGCATTTATGGAACTGCTTTTCCAAAGCAATCTCAAGTTGAAGAATACCTTCATCTTTTAGAAGAAGCCAAAGAACGTGATCACCGCAAACTCGGTAAAGAACTTAAGCTATTTACTATTTCCCAAGAAGTAGGACAGGGACTTCCGATTTGGTTGCCAAGAGGGGCGACTATTCGTCGGACGATTGAACGATATATTGTAGATCTTGAGGAGCGTCTTGGTTATAACCATGTATATACACCTCATCTTGCAAATGTTGATCTATATAAAACGAGTGGTCACTGGGATCACTATCAGGATGATATGTATCCTCCGATGAAAATGGATGAAACAGAAGAACTGGTTCTTCGTCCAATGAATTGCCCGCATCATATGATGATTTATAAAAACGATCTAAAAAGTTATCGTAGTCTTCCATACCGCGTTGCAGAGCTTGGAACAATGCATCGATATGAAATGTCTGGTGCGCTAGCAGGTCTTCAGCGCGTACGTTCGATGACGCTAAACGACGCTCACATCTTCTGTCGTCCTGATCAAATCAAGCAAGAATTTATCGAAGTTGTCGAGCTTATCCAGGAAGTTTATAAAGACTTTAACATCAGTGACTACTCATTCCGTCTTTCTTATCGCGACCCAGCAGATAAGAAAAAGTATATCGACAATGATGAAATGTGGGAAAAAGCACAAAGAATGCTTAAAGAAGCAATGGATGACCTTAACGTCGAATATGTGGAAGCTGAAGGCGAAGCGGCATTTTATGGTCCGAAATTGGATGTTCAGGTGAAAACAGCTCTAGGGAAAGAGGAAACTCTTTCGACTGTTCAACTTGACTTCCTACTTCCAGAGCGATTTGATCTATCTTATATTGGTGAAGATGGCAACCACCATCGTCCGGTTGTTATTCATCGCGGCGTTGTTTCTACAATGGAACGCTTCGTAGCATTCTTAATTGAAGAATACAAAGGAGCATTTCCAACTTGGCTTTCTCCTATCCAGGCGGAAATTATTCCGGTATCAGAAGTTCACTTAGAATATGCGAAGAACGTTCAGAAAAAACTTCAGCGTGCAGGAATTCGTGTCGAGGTTGACGAACGCAATGAAAAGATTGGTTACAAAATTCGTGAAGCTCAAATGCAGAAAATTCCTTACATGCTCGTAGTAGGTGATAAAGAGGTTGAAGGTGAAGCGGTTAACGTACGCCGCTACAGCCAGCAGGATTCTGAGACTGTTTCATTGAATGATTTCACAGCTAGAATTGAAGAAGAAATTAAACAGAAGAAGTAA
- the infC gene encoding translation initiation factor IF-3: MNVNEGIRAREVRLVGADGNQIGVKSKTEALDMARNANLDLVMVAPNAKPPVCRIMDYGKFRYEQQKKEKEARKKQKIITVKEVRLSPNIEEHDFNTKLRNARKFLEKGDKVKASIRFRGRMITHSDIGKKVLEHLAEDCKDIATVESKPKMEGRSMFLILAPIAEK; the protein is encoded by the coding sequence ATGAACGTCAATGAGGGCATTCGTGCTCGGGAAGTACGTCTAGTTGGTGCAGACGGAAACCAAATTGGTGTGAAATCCAAAACTGAGGCATTAGATATGGCTCGTAATGCAAATCTTGATCTTGTAATGGTTGCTCCAAACGCGAAACCTCCTGTTTGTCGCATTATGGACTACGGAAAGTTCCGCTATGAGCAGCAGAAGAAAGAGAAAGAAGCGCGTAAGAAACAAAAGATCATTACCGTTAAAGAAGTTCGCTTGAGCCCGAACATTGAAGAACACGACTTCAATACGAAGCTTCGTAATGCACGTAAGTTTCTTGAAAAAGGCGACAAAGTGAAAGCATCGATCCGTTTCCGCGGACGTATGATTACACACTCTGATATCGGTAAAAAGGTGCTTGAGCACCTAGCAGAAGATTGCAAAGATATTGCAACTGTTGAGTCCAAACCAAAAATGGAAGGACGCAGCATGTTCCTAATCTTGGCACCTATCGCAGAAAAGTAA
- the rpmI gene encoding 50S ribosomal protein L35 codes for MPKMKSHRGASKRFKKTGSGKLKRSRAYTSHMFGNKSQKQKRKLRKASLVSAGDFKRIKTLIYNKK; via the coding sequence ATGCCAAAAATGAAATCTCACCGTGGAGCTTCAAAACGGTTTAAGAAAACTGGATCAGGTAAACTTAAGCGCAGCCGTGCTTACACTAGCCATATGTTCGGTAACAAGTCTCAAAAGCAGAAGCGTAAGCTTCGTAAAGCTTCTCTTGTTTCCGCAGGTGACTTCAAGCGCATTAAGACTTTAATCTACAACAAGAAGTAA
- the rplT gene encoding 50S ribosomal protein L20, whose amino-acid sequence MPRVKGGYVTRRRRKRTLKLAKGYYGSKSLLFKVANQQVMKSNMYAYRDRRQKKRDFRKLWITRINAAARLNGLSYSRLMFGLKTAGIDINRKMLAELAVNDEKAFAELASKAKENLK is encoded by the coding sequence ATGCCAAGAGTAAAAGGTGGCTACGTAACACGTCGTAGACGTAAAAGAACGTTAAAACTCGCAAAAGGATATTACGGATCTAAGTCTTTGCTTTTCAAAGTTGCTAATCAGCAAGTTATGAAATCAAACATGTACGCTTACCGTGACCGTCGTCAGAAAAAACGCGACTTCCGTAAGCTTTGGATCACTCGTATCAACGCGGCAGCTCGTTTGAACGGACTTTCTTACAGCCGTTTGATGTTTGGTCTTAAAACAGCTGGTATCGACATCAACCGTAAAATGCTTGCAGAACTAGCAGTAAATGACGAAAAAGCATTTGCTGAACTAGCTTCAAAAGCAAAAGAAAACTTGAAATAA
- a CDS encoding DUF1294 domain-containing protein, whose product MDGLIVLGIYLAIINSWSFIAMGIDKRRAQNGKRRIPEKTLWFLFIFGGSFGGLTGMKNFRHKTKHKQFVYGIPALLALHLVLFVIYAYIYM is encoded by the coding sequence TTGGATGGTTTAATTGTATTAGGAATATATTTGGCGATCATCAATAGTTGGAGTTTCATAGCTATGGGGATCGATAAGCGTAGAGCGCAAAATGGAAAGCGAAGAATTCCCGAAAAGACGCTATGGTTTTTATTTATCTTTGGAGGAAGCTTCGGTGGTTTAACTGGAATGAAGAATTTTAGGCATAAAACAAAACACAAGCAATTTGTGTATGGCATCCCCGCTCTATTAGCTCTTCATCTCGTGCTCTTTGTTATCTATGCATACATCTATATGTAG
- a CDS encoding cytochrome d ubiquinol oxidase subunit II — translation MNHMSEAFYAITLIWGLVFIYAVMATIDFGAGFWSMIYLNKNNTKATNIANRYLSPSWEVTNVFIVAIVVALFSFFPGATFTLGTVLLIPGSLIILLLALRSAFLVFSHSASSNYKRLLTLISGITGFLIPALLICVLPITHGGFIQTSNGIERLLLGELFTSPSVYAFMAFAISSTLFLSSLLLSDYSNVSGDEEAYQTYRRDAILVGPISLAMAGLLVLTIRTEAPWLYDNLMDYVPWLIGSITTFAIGYLALFIPRKTGVGIPRLAMVSIVTQYLLASYAYGSAHLPYIVYPNVTIETGFTDPATFRALIVTYIVAFFILTPGFIYFWRLFLKDKRYLKQNES, via the coding sequence GTGAACCACATGTCAGAAGCATTTTACGCTATCACATTAATATGGGGTCTTGTTTTTATTTATGCGGTTATGGCCACAATCGATTTCGGTGCTGGGTTTTGGTCCATGATCTATTTAAATAAAAACAACACGAAAGCGACAAATATTGCGAATCGCTATTTATCTCCATCTTGGGAAGTAACAAATGTATTTATCGTTGCCATTGTCGTAGCTCTTTTCAGCTTTTTCCCTGGAGCAACGTTTACCCTTGGTACTGTCCTTCTCATTCCAGGGAGTTTGATTATACTATTACTTGCCCTTAGGAGTGCGTTTCTTGTATTTTCTCATTCTGCTTCTTCAAATTACAAACGCCTCTTAACCTTGATATCAGGAATAACTGGGTTTCTTATTCCAGCTCTCTTGATTTGCGTGTTGCCTATTACGCATGGCGGATTTATACAAACATCAAACGGGATAGAACGTCTTTTATTGGGTGAATTATTTACAAGTCCAAGTGTTTATGCTTTCATGGCCTTCGCCATCTCAAGCACGCTCTTTCTATCATCTCTGCTGCTTTCTGATTACTCTAACGTATCAGGAGATGAAGAAGCTTATCAAACTTATAGAAGGGATGCTATTCTTGTCGGTCCAATCTCACTAGCGATGGCGGGTTTACTCGTTCTCACTATTCGAACGGAAGCTCCATGGCTTTATGACAATTTAATGGACTATGTACCGTGGTTAATTGGTTCTATCACAACCTTTGCAATCGGATATCTCGCTCTCTTTATTCCTAGAAAAACAGGTGTCGGTATTCCGAGGCTTGCTATGGTTAGTATCGTTACACAATATTTACTTGCTAGTTATGCTTATGGTTCAGCTCATTTACCTTATATCGTATATCCAAATGTAACGATTGAAACTGGATTCACAGACCCCGCTACATTTAGAGCATTAATCGTCACCTACATTGTAGCCTTCTTTATTTTAACCCCAGGATTCATCTACTTCTGGCGCCTATTTCTGAAAGACAAAAGGTACCTTAAGCAAAATGAATCCTAA
- a CDS encoding cytochrome ubiquinol oxidase subunit I, producing MDELVIARSLFGMTMGVHIIYATLGVGLPLMVLVAELMYQKTKDRDYAIMANRWTKGFAVLLGVAIPTGTIAGVQLSLLWPGFMEVVGRVIALPFQIEIYAFFLEALFMSIYVYAADRLSPIMRIVSVTLVAFGASASAILITNVHAFEGTPAGFEIVDGKFVNVDPWEAFFNPSFLVTAGHVTVSALMTGAFVIASIAAYKMIRQRGNTREYKFHHKALMMGLVIGGIFSILTALNGHESAQQLYQYQPEKLAAAEGLFETQTYAPLAIGGYTDKEEREVKWAIEVPWALSFLSDDAFDTEVLGLEEWPEEEWPPLFVHTLFNSMVGIGSLLMLLSIVGFTWYKILKRKEFPRWLMWAFIAAGPLAITAIEFGWIFACTGRQPWIIYHVMKTEEAVTTSGNIGLLFVLFLIVYIILMISTVLVLRYYFNRNPISEELDQ from the coding sequence ATGGATGAACTCGTTATTGCTCGTTCATTATTTGGAATGACAATGGGCGTACATATTATTTATGCAACACTTGGTGTAGGCTTACCTTTAATGGTTCTTGTAGCTGAGCTCATGTATCAAAAAACAAAAGATAGAGATTATGCGATAATGGCCAATCGATGGACGAAAGGGTTTGCTGTTTTACTAGGGGTGGCGATTCCTACAGGAACCATTGCAGGTGTACAGCTTTCTCTCTTATGGCCAGGATTTATGGAAGTCGTTGGACGAGTGATTGCATTGCCCTTTCAAATTGAAATTTATGCTTTCTTCCTAGAAGCTCTCTTTATGTCAATCTATGTTTATGCTGCAGATCGCCTTTCTCCAATCATGCGAATTGTGAGCGTAACGCTTGTTGCATTCGGTGCGAGCGCATCAGCTATCTTAATTACAAATGTCCACGCTTTTGAAGGTACACCAGCTGGATTTGAGATAGTAGACGGAAAGTTCGTTAACGTTGATCCATGGGAGGCATTCTTCAATCCTTCCTTCCTAGTTACAGCTGGACACGTAACTGTTTCTGCTTTAATGACAGGGGCATTTGTTATCGCATCGATTGCGGCATATAAAATGATTCGTCAACGAGGTAATACGAGAGAATATAAATTTCATCATAAAGCATTAATGATGGGGCTCGTTATCGGAGGGATTTTTTCAATCTTGACCGCCTTAAATGGACATGAATCTGCTCAACAACTGTATCAATATCAACCTGAGAAACTCGCGGCGGCGGAAGGTTTGTTTGAAACACAAACTTATGCACCACTTGCCATTGGCGGCTACACCGATAAAGAAGAACGTGAGGTAAAGTGGGCTATTGAAGTTCCGTGGGCACTTAGTTTTCTATCCGACGACGCATTTGATACGGAAGTACTCGGTCTTGAAGAATGGCCTGAAGAAGAGTGGCCACCACTATTTGTCCATACCTTGTTCAATTCAATGGTCGGGATTGGTTCCCTACTCATGCTATTGTCTATTGTTGGATTTACTTGGTACAAAATCCTTAAACGAAAAGAATTTCCACGCTGGCTTATGTGGGCATTTATTGCTGCAGGTCCGCTCGCCATTACAGCAATTGAATTCGGATGGATATTCGCCTGTACCGGCAGACAGCCCTGGATTATCTATCACGTTATGAAAACAGAAGAAGCAGTCACAACTTCAGGAAATATCGGCCTGCTCTTTGTTCTCTTTCTCATTGTGTATATCATTTTAATGATCTCAACAGTCCTCGTCCTTCGCTACTATTTCAATCGTAACCCGATTAGCGAGGAACTCGATCAGTAG
- a CDS encoding TVP38/TMEM64 family protein: MNELVLPLVEVVSNSGIYAPFYFIIFHFIRQFVFVPVSVVCVAGGVMFGAIYGTIYSLIGITVVSTVFYLVVKRTPGLFKKIIRMKERWTRKHMPMSVGQIAILRLVPFVHFHFISLCLIEVSKDFRDYLRSSLISNVPLALLYSFFGTAISRFDPVVIVLMLCGLVILFYLLRRREWIMKWEDFFQPVR, from the coding sequence ATGAATGAGCTCGTCCTACCGCTTGTGGAGGTTGTATCTAATAGCGGAATTTACGCCCCGTTCTATTTCATTATTTTTCATTTTATTCGTCAGTTTGTATTTGTTCCAGTTAGTGTTGTTTGTGTTGCTGGTGGAGTGATGTTTGGCGCAATATATGGCACGATTTACTCATTGATTGGGATTACTGTTGTAAGTACGGTTTTTTATTTAGTTGTTAAGCGGACGCCGGGTTTGTTTAAGAAGATTATTCGAATGAAAGAACGATGGACACGTAAACATATGCCAATGTCAGTTGGGCAAATTGCCATCCTTCGATTAGTACCTTTCGTTCATTTTCATTTCATTTCCCTTTGTTTAATTGAGGTGTCTAAAGACTTTAGAGATTATTTGCGGTCATCCCTCATTTCAAATGTACCTCTCGCTTTGTTATATTCTTTCTTTGGAACGGCAATTAGTAGGTTCGATCCGGTCGTTATCGTACTCATGTTGTGTGGACTTGTCATCCTTTTCTATTTACTAAGAAGAAGAGAGTGGATTATGAAGTGGGAGGATTTCTTTCAGCCTGTGAGATAA
- a CDS encoding sigma-w pathway protein ysdB, whose translation MIIILFRLVILVAMVLIAYAVIRFFMDPKRKLEKAHDHKEYYFFDDSSNVRKNFLVTYKGALFEGEKYLGTTENSFDIITLSVGVKNASELYLLEKEDFYFLEKEMDIRYPSAKIEWKSPVKEFLRHRENT comes from the coding sequence ATGATTATTATTCTTTTTCGTCTTGTCATTCTCGTAGCCATGGTGTTGATTGCTTATGCTGTCATCCGCTTTTTTATGGATCCAAAACGAAAGCTGGAAAAAGCTCACGATCATAAAGAATACTATTTCTTCGATGACTCGTCCAATGTAAGAAAGAATTTTCTCGTCACCTACAAAGGTGCCTTATTCGAAGGTGAAAAGTATCTTGGCACTACTGAAAATTCGTTCGATATTATTACCCTTTCAGTAGGGGTGAAAAATGCATCAGAACTATATTTGCTTGAGAAAGAAGATTTCTATTTTCTTGAAAAGGAAATGGACATCCGCTATCCTAGTGCAAAAATTGAATGGAAGAGCCCAGTCAAAGAATTTTTACGCCATCGCGAAAATACTTAA
- a CDS encoding dUTP diphosphatase, giving the protein MKFEQLFTLQRQLDTRIVKEHNLEHEDLFENKLLALKVEIGELANETRCFKYWSKKAPSPKETILEEYVDGIHFILSLGIELGITTYEAVSKGDPAGSEVHAFHRVYKAIDQVASEKNKEAFNDLMESYLLLGQLIGLRFEEMNEAYLKKNKVNHNRQDQGY; this is encoded by the coding sequence TTGAAATTCGAACAATTATTTACATTACAAAGACAACTTGATACTCGGATTGTAAAGGAACACAATCTGGAGCATGAAGATTTATTCGAGAATAAACTACTTGCTCTTAAAGTCGAGATTGGAGAACTAGCGAATGAAACACGTTGTTTTAAATATTGGAGTAAAAAAGCTCCTTCCCCTAAAGAAACGATTCTAGAGGAGTATGTGGATGGTATTCATTTTATTCTCTCATTAGGGATTGAATTGGGCATTACAACGTATGAAGCAGTGTCAAAAGGCGATCCCGCTGGCTCTGAAGTACATGCTTTCCATCGTGTCTACAAAGCGATTGATCAAGTGGCAAGTGAAAAAAATAAGGAAGCATTTAACGATTTAATGGAAAGTTATCTTTTACTTGGACAACTTATCGGGCTACGGTTTGAAGAAATGAATGAAGCATATTTGAAAAAAAATAAAGTGAATCATAATCGACAAGATCAGGGATATTAG
- a CDS encoding M42 family metallopeptidase produces MAKLDETLQMLKELTDANGVPGNEREPREVMKKHIESLSDEIMYDNLGSLIAVKKGKAEGPKIMVAGHLDEIGFMVTRIDDKGFLYFQTVGGWWEQVMLAQRVNVMTRNGNIMGVIGSKPPHILPPEQRKKSVDKKDMFIDIGASSREEAMEWGVKPGDSVVPVCEFTVMNNEKMLMAKAWDNRIGCAIAIEVLRKLKGEEHPNTVYGVGTVQEEVGLRGATTATNMIKPDIGIAVDVGIAGDTPGVSDKDAQSKMGKGPQIIMYDASMVGHKGLRDFVTDTADENNIPYQFDSIAGGGTDSGKIHLTANGVPALSITIATRYIHTHAAILHRDDFENAVNLIVEVIKKLDADTVKEIIFN; encoded by the coding sequence ATGGCTAAGCTAGACGAAACGTTGCAGATGCTGAAAGAACTCACTGATGCGAATGGCGTACCAGGTAACGAACGTGAACCTCGTGAAGTGATGAAGAAGCACATTGAATCTCTTTCAGATGAAATCATGTATGATAATCTTGGCAGCTTAATTGCGGTTAAAAAAGGTAAAGCAGAAGGCCCAAAAATTATGGTTGCAGGTCATCTCGATGAGATTGGCTTTATGGTAACGCGTATTGATGATAAAGGCTTTCTTTATTTCCAAACAGTTGGCGGCTGGTGGGAGCAGGTTATGCTTGCACAGCGTGTTAACGTCATGACTCGTAATGGTAACATTATGGGCGTCATCGGTTCTAAACCACCACATATTCTTCCTCCTGAACAGCGTAAGAAATCGGTCGACAAGAAGGATATGTTCATTGATATTGGTGCTTCAAGCCGAGAAGAGGCTATGGAATGGGGCGTTAAGCCGGGAGATTCTGTTGTTCCAGTTTGTGAATTTACTGTTATGAATAACGAAAAAATGCTTATGGCGAAAGCATGGGATAACCGTATTGGCTGTGCTATTGCGATCGAAGTACTTCGTAAGCTAAAAGGAGAAGAGCATCCTAATACTGTCTACGGCGTTGGTACGGTACAAGAGGAAGTAGGTCTTCGCGGAGCGACTACGGCTACAAACATGATTAAGCCTGATATCGGCATTGCGGTTGACGTTGGTATCGCTGGTGATACTCCTGGAGTAAGTGATAAGGACGCTCAATCCAAAATGGGGAAAGGTCCTCAAATTATTATGTATGATGCTTCAATGGTCGGTCACAAAGGTCTTCGTGACTTTGTAACAGATACAGCTGATGAGAACAATATTCCTTATCAGTTTGACTCTATTGCAGGCGGTGGGACAGATTCAGGTAAAATTCATTTAACAGCAAATGGAGTACCTGCACTTTCCATCACAATTGCCACACGCTATATTCATACTCACGCAGCGATTCTTCATCGTGACGATTTTGAGAATGCAGTTAATTTGATTGTTGAAGTGATTAAAAAGCTTGATGCTGATACTGTGAAAGAAATTATCTTTAACTAG
- the sspI gene encoding small acid-soluble spore protein SspI: protein MDLNLRKAILANINGNNEEQLEATILDAMQSGEEKMLPGLGVLFEILWKEAPENEREQMLSYMAQGVN from the coding sequence ATGGACCTTAACTTACGCAAAGCGATTCTCGCTAATATTAATGGCAACAACGAGGAGCAACTCGAAGCGACAATCCTCGACGCCATGCAAAGCGGAGAAGAGAAAATGCTCCCTGGGCTTGGTGTTCTTTTCGAAATTCTTTGGAAAGAAGCACCAGAAAATGAGCGAGAGCAAATGCTCTCTTATATGGCACAGGGTGTAAATTAA
- a CDS encoding TrmH family RNA methyltransferase, translating into MMIIESAKNQKVKDWKKLQTRKGREKAFSYIIEGPHIVEEAAKAEASITELIVTEGTDLSAYPFKELPVVYTVTEKVMQELTDTETPQGIMAVCKMVEPELPRHGKLLLLDAIQDPGNLGTIIRTADSAGYDGLLLGHGTVDAYNSKVLRSTQGSIFHLPVIKGDLVTEVQKLKEAGMLIYATEVSGGTPYQELDSSSQFAVILGNEANGVSDELQRLADVNVYIPIYGKAESLNVAVAAGILMYGLLPS; encoded by the coding sequence ATAATGATTATAGAATCCGCTAAAAATCAAAAAGTGAAAGATTGGAAAAAACTTCAGACGCGAAAGGGTAGAGAGAAAGCTTTCTCTTATATCATTGAAGGTCCACATATTGTAGAAGAAGCTGCGAAGGCTGAAGCTTCAATCACAGAATTGATTGTGACAGAAGGCACTGACTTATCTGCTTATCCGTTTAAAGAGCTTCCTGTTGTCTATACTGTTACGGAGAAAGTGATGCAAGAACTAACGGATACAGAAACACCACAGGGGATTATGGCCGTTTGTAAAATGGTTGAGCCTGAACTACCTCGTCATGGCAAACTATTATTACTGGACGCCATTCAGGATCCCGGTAATTTGGGAACGATTATTCGAACTGCAGATAGTGCTGGATACGACGGCCTTCTACTTGGACATGGAACCGTTGATGCTTATAACAGTAAGGTGCTTCGATCCACCCAGGGATCTATTTTTCATCTTCCTGTAATAAAAGGGGACTTAGTGACAGAAGTTCAGAAATTAAAAGAAGCTGGCATGCTGATATACGCAACAGAAGTGAGTGGAGGAACGCCATATCAAGAGCTTGATTCATCATCTCAGTTTGCTGTCATTCTTGGAAACGAAGCAAACGGTGTATCAGACGAGCTTCAACGTTTAGCAGACGTGAACGTATATATTCCGATATATGGTAAAGCAGAGTCGTTAAATGTCGCCGTTGCAGCAGGAATTCTGATGTATGGATTGTTACCTTCATAA
- the pheS gene encoding phenylalanine--tRNA ligase subunit alpha: MQERLQTLKEEALSEIQQASSMKEVQDIKVKYLGKKGPITEISKGMGKLSKEERPKMGQLVNEIRSAISDQLEEKVTRLEKAAVEERLKKETIDISLPGRPIKRGNHHPLTRVIEEIEDLFLGMGFSIAEGPEVETDYYNFEALNLPKDHPARDMQDSFYITEETLLRTHTSPMQARTMEKLNGEGPVKIIVPGKVYRRDTDDATHSHQFMQIEGLMVGENVRMSDLKGVLQSFAKKMFGEEREIRLRPSFFPFTEPSVEMDISCFNCGGNGCSVCKGTGWIEILGGGMVHPNVLRMSGFDPEKVTGFAFGMGPERIAMLKYGIDDIRHFYTNDSRFIKQFNSL; encoded by the coding sequence ATGCAAGAGCGTTTACAAACGTTGAAAGAAGAAGCACTATCAGAAATTCAGCAAGCTTCTTCAATGAAAGAAGTGCAGGATATCAAAGTGAAATACCTTGGAAAAAAAGGTCCAATTACAGAAATTTCTAAAGGTATGGGGAAATTGTCTAAAGAAGAACGTCCGAAAATGGGGCAGCTCGTTAATGAAATTCGCTCAGCGATTTCGGATCAATTAGAGGAGAAAGTGACTCGCTTAGAAAAAGCAGCCGTAGAAGAACGATTAAAGAAAGAAACGATCGATATTTCTCTGCCGGGTCGGCCAATTAAGAGAGGAAATCATCACCCACTAACGAGGGTAATCGAAGAAATTGAAGACCTATTTCTTGGTATGGGATTCTCGATTGCGGAAGGACCAGAAGTTGAAACCGATTATTATAATTTCGAAGCGTTAAATCTTCCTAAGGATCATCCGGCTCGAGATATGCAGGATTCATTCTATATAACTGAAGAAACGCTATTAAGAACGCATACCTCTCCAATGCAAGCTAGAACGATGGAGAAGTTAAATGGAGAAGGTCCTGTTAAAATCATCGTGCCCGGTAAAGTTTATCGCCGTGATACAGATGATGCAACACACTCCCATCAGTTTATGCAAATTGAAGGACTAATGGTTGGTGAGAATGTTCGCATGAGTGATCTAAAAGGGGTGCTCCAATCATTTGCGAAGAAAATGTTTGGAGAAGAACGTGAAATCCGTCTTCGCCCAAGCTTCTTCCCATTTACTGAGCCTTCTGTGGAGATGGATATTTCTTGCTTTAATTGTGGCGGGAATGGCTGCTCTGTATGTAAAGGAACCGGATGGATAGAAATTCTTGGAGGCGGTATGGTACATCCGAATGTACTTCGCATGTCCGGCTTCGATCCTGAGAAAGTCACTGGGTTTGCATTTGGTATGGGACCAGAACGGATCGCTATGCTGAAATATGGTATTGATGACATACGTCATTTCTACACGAATGACAGCAGATTTATTAAACAATTTAATTCACTATAA